One genomic window of Deinococcus ruber includes the following:
- a CDS encoding serine hydrolase domain-containing protein has translation MTGNAFQLVEQAVKDGVVPGAALGVLRAGESAEVACWGLAQRVPTEEPLTLDTVFDLASLTKVLFTVPEVLRVVEDGLADLDDPISRFLPEIGWLRPTDLSAVTLRQLLTHTAGLPAHAPLYTWGVSPATLKARLLQEPWPLGEHVYSDIGYMLLGLIVERLRGEALSARPLSPGLTFAPDARLAASTEFCPWRGQVIRGEVHDENASALGGAAGHAGLFGTLAGVLKVAESLLDGTLLSRAALTELRRPQTDTRALGWERRYAGWSGGSLCSASTIGHTGFTGTGAWIDFERGFAWVLLTNSVHPSRHTRVPLNPLRRSVGNALAASWEDR, from the coding sequence ATGACAGGAAACGCTTTTCAGCTGGTCGAACAGGCGGTCAAGGACGGCGTGGTGCCGGGTGCGGCGCTGGGCGTGCTGAGGGCAGGGGAGAGCGCAGAGGTGGCGTGCTGGGGGCTGGCGCAGCGTGTGCCCACCGAGGAGCCGCTGACGCTGGACACCGTGTTCGATTTGGCGAGCCTGACGAAGGTGCTGTTCACGGTGCCGGAGGTGCTCAGAGTGGTGGAAGACGGTCTGGCCGATCTGGATGACCCCATATCGCGCTTCCTGCCCGAGATCGGCTGGCTGCGGCCCACCGACCTGAGCGCCGTGACGCTGCGACAGCTTCTGACACATACGGCAGGGCTGCCCGCTCACGCGCCGCTGTACACCTGGGGCGTCAGTCCGGCCACCCTGAAAGCGCGGCTCCTTCAGGAACCCTGGCCGCTGGGCGAGCACGTGTATTCCGACATCGGGTACATGCTGCTGGGGCTGATCGTCGAGCGGCTGCGCGGCGAAGCGCTGTCGGCCCGCCCGCTGTCGCCGGGTCTGACGTTTGCTCCAGATGCTCGGCTGGCGGCGTCCACCGAGTTCTGTCCGTGGCGCGGGCAGGTGATCCGGGGCGAGGTTCACGACGAGAATGCCTCTGCGCTGGGCGGCGCGGCGGGCCATGCAGGGCTGTTCGGCACGCTGGCGGGCGTCCTGAAGGTGGCTGAAAGCCTGCTGGACGGCACACTGCTGAGCCGCGCCGCCCTGACAGAACTTCGGCGGCCCCAGACCGACACCCGCGCTCTCGGCTGGGAGCGGCGGTACGCGGGCTGGAGCGGCGGCAGCCTGTGCAGCGCCAGCACCATCGGACACACCGGGTTCACCGGAACGGGTGCATGGATCGACTTCGAGCGCGGCTTTGCCTGGGTGCTGCTGACGAACAGCGTGCATCCGTCGCGGCATACCAGAGTGCCGCTCAATCCACTGCGCCGCAGCGTCGGAAACGCGCTGGCGGCAAGCTGGGAGGACAGATGA
- the nagZ gene encoding beta-N-acetylhexosaminidase: MTDIKAGHLLMAEMFGTRLDEETVAYLKTYEVKAVCLFRRNIESEAQLTQLCADLSALMGPDALIAIDQEGGGVVRTDFWAFPPSALCLGAVGDVALTEQVAQANARFLCSVGINWNFAPVLDVNINPHNPVIGDRAFGSDPEQVAAHGLAYARGLEAAGVAACAKHFPGHGDTHQDSHEELPTVNRSRAELEQTELLPFRRAVQDGVSAIMTAHIVFPALDAALPATLSPAVLTGLLRREWGYDGVIITDSMGMLAIDSHYGRGAAGVAALHAGADMLMALGPIPAQIQTLDAVQAALDDGSYDPAPSLARLKRLAAQFPVQIRPQPERGADTRLFGRAWARGLCRVGDVQRPTPGSRAILVVSREEAERNVSEAGPSADQVVAALRGLYDFQLHTYDDPAQLDWPALRAQADAVGATLLLATTGRLRVEFDFAGVRPDLHLCLWNPYAVLDVPAPALVTFGYQPEALEGLHAYLSGHAEATGRLPLAGLDVRTPS, from the coding sequence ATGACAGATATCAAAGCGGGCCATCTCCTGATGGCAGAAATGTTCGGCACGCGGCTCGACGAAGAGACGGTGGCCTATCTGAAGACGTATGAGGTGAAGGCGGTGTGCCTGTTTCGCCGCAACATCGAATCGGAGGCGCAGCTCACGCAGCTGTGTGCCGACCTGTCCGCGCTGATGGGGCCAGACGCCCTGATCGCCATCGACCAGGAAGGCGGCGGCGTGGTGCGAACCGACTTCTGGGCCTTTCCGCCCTCGGCGCTGTGCCTGGGGGCCGTGGGCGATGTGGCCCTGACCGAGCAGGTGGCGCAGGCCAACGCCCGGTTTCTGTGCTCTGTGGGCATCAACTGGAATTTTGCGCCCGTCCTTGACGTGAACATCAATCCGCACAACCCGGTGATCGGAGACCGGGCCTTTGGCAGCGACCCCGAACAGGTGGCGGCGCACGGGCTGGCCTACGCACGCGGGCTGGAAGCGGCGGGTGTAGCGGCGTGTGCCAAGCACTTCCCCGGTCACGGCGACACCCACCAGGACAGCCACGAGGAGTTGCCCACCGTGAACCGCTCACGCGCCGAGCTGGAACAGACCGAACTGCTGCCGTTCCGCCGGGCCGTGCAGGACGGCGTATCGGCCATCATGACCGCCCACATCGTCTTCCCGGCACTGGATGCGGCGCTGCCCGCCACCCTCAGCCCCGCTGTCCTGACGGGGCTGCTGCGCCGCGAGTGGGGCTACGACGGCGTGATCATTACCGACAGCATGGGCATGCTCGCCATCGACAGCCACTACGGGCGCGGCGCGGCGGGTGTGGCCGCGCTGCACGCCGGGGCCGACATGCTGATGGCGCTGGGGCCGATTCCGGCGCAGATACAGACGCTGGACGCGGTGCAGGCGGCGCTGGACGATGGCAGCTACGATCCGGCTCCTTCGCTGGCGCGGCTGAAACGGCTGGCGGCGCAGTTTCCGGTGCAGATTCGCCCGCAGCCGGAGCGCGGGGCCGACACGCGGCTGTTCGGGCGGGCGTGGGCGCGGGGACTATGCCGAGTCGGTGACGTGCAGCGGCCCACGCCGGGCAGCCGGGCAATCCTGGTGGTCAGCCGCGAAGAAGCCGAGCGCAACGTGAGCGAGGCTGGCCCCAGCGCCGATCAGGTGGTCGCCGCGCTCAGGGGCCTCTACGACTTTCAGCTGCACACCTACGACGATCCGGCGCAGCTCGACTGGCCTGCTCTGCGGGCGCAGGCCGACGCGGTGGGGGCAACGCTGCTGCTGGCAACCACCGGGCGGCTGCGCGTCGAGTTTGATTTTGCGGGTGTTCGCCCCGACCTGCACCTGTGCCTGTGGAACCCATATGCCGTGCTGGACGTACCAGCACCCGCGCTGGTCACCTTCGGCTATCAGCCGGAAGCGCTGGAAGGACTGCACGCCTACCTGTCGGGCCACGCGGAGGCGACAGGACGGCTGCCGCTGGCAGGACTGGACGTGAGGACGCCCTCCTGA